From Haloarcula hispanica ATCC 33960, the proteins below share one genomic window:
- a CDS encoding DUF7318 family protein, translating into MASEGSTYGDIHRYEPPRESTAAAVGIVLLTVIQVGLVGLFTYGMIAGWASGIGTVLTVRLIEANMFMGGVLTAIFIDLAFIMLLYRKEFLPDVMIVKKRRRKWEDLYIRQEDVDGTTMADGDKFAETFKRAVYPYYKK; encoded by the coding sequence ATGGCGTCCGAAGGCTCCACGTACGGTGATATCCACCGGTACGAACCGCCGCGCGAGAGCACAGCAGCGGCTGTCGGTATCGTACTTCTGACGGTGATTCAGGTCGGCCTCGTCGGCCTCTTCACCTACGGCATGATCGCCGGATGGGCGTCCGGCATCGGCACGGTGTTGACGGTCCGTCTCATCGAGGCCAACATGTTCATGGGCGGCGTGCTGACGGCGATTTTCATCGACCTGGCGTTCATCATGCTGCTGTACCGAAAGGAGTTCCTCCCCGACGTAATGATCGTCAAGAAGCGCCGTCGCAAGTGGGAAGACCTCTATATCCGTCAGGAAGACGTCGACGGCACGACGATGGCGGACGGCGACAAGTTCGCAGAGACATTCAAACGCGCAGTGTACCCATACTACAAGAAATAA